A part of Salvelinus alpinus chromosome 5, SLU_Salpinus.1, whole genome shotgun sequence genomic DNA contains:
- the LOC139575954 gene encoding ankyrin repeat domain-containing protein 11-like isoform X1, with translation MPKGGGSKTPQLEDFPLNTDMVEKQVGKKDKVLSNKTPKLDRSDGVKEMKEKASKRKLPFTVGANGDQKDSDSEKQGPERKRIKKEPTNTRKSGLPFGMGMPGIRAGYPLSERQQVALLMQMTAEESVNSPDTTPKHQSQSSLGQKGTPNSASKTKDKVNKRNERGETRLHRSAIRGEARRIKELISEGADVNVKDFAGWTALHEACNRGYYDVAKQLLAAGAEVNTKGLDDDTPLHDASNNGHFKVVKLLLRYGGDPRQSNRRGETALKVANSPTMLNLLLGKGTYTSSEESSSESSEEEDAPSFAPSSSVDGNNTDSEFEKGLKLKGKKGLDQPLSTTTTPVKDEYEFDEDDEEERVPPVDDKHLLKKEFRKESPSVTKASGLISVPKGEVVKTYSKSNSLTPKKAVRRILSDSSDEDDGTLCFTPMPTPRQPAPPTNTKARDSATLSTKQQKEKTKVKKKRKKETKNVSKEVRFGKVNDKFCTSDSDCGDIGSEDDEGSMKSSNCIKDSTMSLKESSAFSTHSASSSSSSHGSMSSQKLTPSLTEHNPKQWRTDGWKTVSSPVWSDVSSLSDSVRTRLSSESDYSSADSSVESVKQVRKKAQENRKKNNVHTNALDKKNSDFHKNSNTDSTVSKTDKDGKVLKKHKVKHKHKNKEKEKAPSLVLNQDMNEKFVKSFSFDFDDSRQKSLLVETESPAESKVKLSKHEKEHLKKEDRLSKGKSEDRDWSSGKEVQRTAKEEKSKKTKESTKEKSSKEEREKPLKTEKERSLKEKEKPKEEKQQKTHKEEKKKKSKDKSSKPDRKSSEQKEEKHIKVDKEKNAREEKEKSKKEKVLKEEPDYEVYDVSNRFLNLEDTKLSASDDHHERWASDLSSDCDLYGDDSWDAPPVKDYKEYKASNTVKLIVETDKIESRDRRKDNKIKDKKLDHNDKRSEKEPTSKKKEKDSSEKICDKKKDLTEKQKLNSSHSVEKEKKRKESADTVKEKKEKDSTDSSRDRKDSYEFTKERKDLKIKQESIRDDYGNDASIKEIETVSKPCEIRERNHSGKEKERKGDVVEKREKTKADKHKEKPKDRSIEQDKEKPEKTSTEKLLKEKDTDRGSKDKKEGAKDKHKDTHSKDKDRKMPSEQTKDKKEKASQDKHADRDKDVLEVKKEDRKPEKVKPEKTWYKIADIFTDESEDEEDNYNGGVAKLSDSLGLSDSHRKDSTSDRDELDHFQTEKPRKYSAEAKHTTEKQKEKDHKKKDKTTDMGKERKGSLEKHNKDKKDKDSVDAKHKERKDRMSVDSNQEKKNKQKLLDKRDANEDKTKSKYKDKQDHVNDRKPSKGSGENEKSLLEKLEEEAMNDYKDDSNDKNSELSSDSFTDQGHEPVLSSYYDSSNISLPDITDERRDSLSISNPQDKFREKERHRHSSSSSSKKSHDKEKDKVKKEKGDKQDKIEEIRESYGRRESLPFEKEPMPLEADPYTFPFGSKGDKDEFDKTLEFEKEMSKKADKDKVSTVISDKIKDKKKKEKHKEKVKEEKHKYTDCFGSLKHSKEDIKCGMKESPQITNLKERSKEDSPKFDVKKERNRDSLDKDSRADHVKSKVKEENEKVIQSKDTARKDNRPRSKLLVDGDLRLTSFGQMLGLKDQEIEERHKKHKERMKQMEKLRHRSGDPKLRDKMKSTEEIKKNRNELSSKKSNSLESALKEKKLKDIGLPAQIMSPERKPQPIDTQNSKDWLAGHQMKENLPASPRQDQNRPTGVPTPTSVISCPSYEEIMQTPRTPSCSAEDYPDIMFDGLDCQNSSAMAMSMNACSPSFFDRYSNSSHTFQEGTCITPAKNLQLPLVSRSASSDVRRPLEDEFKAEAGKFLQHILPDASEFDLAASQPPEDKAASVERLECLSPPYFSPIRMLSPGLELAEPALDGATTAMAGTETCEHLPESVYNNFLMKPSTPVHRPDPQEPCLYIAAPPTPAPAALPPLDIDDLSEPHQSEHSLIPSDPVSGSEYLPPVVEEEEEEEEDYEEEGEEEEEEEEEEGDLEEPTDADHHAAEETRDVCSFSPPRVEEPLRKGWAESPERRVAEVHQLTPPHPPPNLVENSSDHTISWNSEMILKSPQRTYGEIEAAVSKITSPFSHSDSDLQHITAIPGHPSVIPPYAAYRSYVPDPDFDEQKEAVEDIPISPARPEMTPMELEPNYLTTTSSSTRLESFFTDCKPNLEDNHQMESELSCAVQVGRQNSHGFTSESHMPLAVSNEPVVPWTDPFSATVDELDDLGPFSLPDLPSLSLPTSMPDKEMPELDIRDAEPADYKPPSAHIRPPAIETIEGEELMEVDLPILAKPLCPPEVLTLNDSVQDLVVPSPKHNFQPEFESEPQNVPEMNLVKTQVFENRATYEETDESDGNMFSAVDTDNTQHHKQMSLTESLSVVITPCMDSLTTVQPEQSGQVSDPIVGPTCSPVPTVPLPVAVTISGTVHVSEALETTSKLTVTLTALSTDLPKKVEEIPQRMTRNRAQMLAKQENTTTTTTKKQSSRVVAESTTTTTIPASVIPPSVPTPVTMSMAVTTTTPIPTPTFVPFVVLEKEKELVTTISTTPTITPAPPPPPPVVVSKTKGRPVEEEESQTQHPRKRKFPKPQVQLVNTAMQQTREMIQQTLAVIVNAIKLDDIEPYHSDRSNPYFEYLQIRKKIEEKRKILCYITPQAPQCYAEYVTYTGSYLLDGKPLSKLHIPVIAPPPSLSEPLKELFRQQEAVRGKLRLQHSIEREKLIVSCEQEVLRVHCRAARTIANQAVPFSACTMLLDSEVYNMPTESQVRLWVVKKGDENKSVRDRFNARQFISWIQDVDDKYDRMKTCLLMRQQHEAAALNAVQRMEWQLKVQELDPAVHKSLCVNEVPSFYVPMVDVNDDFVLLPA, from the exons ATGCCCAAGGGTGGGGGTTCAAAAACCCCCCAGCTGGAAGACTTCCCACTCAACACTGACATGGTGGAGAAGCAGGTTGGGAAGAAG GATAAAGTATTGTCAAACAAGACTCCTAAATTGGACCGCAGCGATGGCGTCAAAGAGATGAAAGAGAAGGCATCCAAGAGGAAGCTTCCCTTCACTGTTGGAGCCAATGGAGACCAGAAAGATTCTGACTCAG aaAAGCAAGGTCCGGAACGGAAGCGCATTAAAAAGGAGCCCACCAACACCAGGAAGTCAGGCCTGCCGTTTGGGATGGGCATGCCAGGGATCCGGGCCGGGTACCCCCTCTCTGAGCGGCAGCAGGTGGCTCTTCTCATGCAGATGACGGCTGAAGAGTCAGTCAACAGTCCAG ACACAACACCAAAGCATCAGTCACAGTCAAGTCTGGGCCAGAAGGGAACGCCAAACTCCGCATCTAAAACCAAAGACAAAGTAAATAAGAGAAATGAGAGGGGCGAGACGAGGCTGCACCGGTCAGCCATCCGCGGAGAGGCACGCCGCATCAAGGAGCTCATCAGTGAGGGAGCTGACGTGAATGTAAAAGACTTTGCAG GCTGGACTGCATTGCATGAAGCGTGCAACCGAGGCTACTACGACGTGGCCAAGCAGCTGCTGGCAGCCGGTGCAGAGGTCAACACCAAGGGCCTGGATGACGACACCCCTCTGCATGACGCATCAAACAACGGGCACTTCAAG GTGGTAAAGTTGCTTTTAAGGTATGGAGGGGACCCTCGACAAAGCAACAGAAGGGGTGAAACCGCGTTGAAGGTTGCTAACTCCCCAACGATGCTCAATCTGTTGCTTGGAAAAGGCACGTATACCTCCAGTGAGGAGAGCTCGTCAG AATCCTCAGAGGAAGAAGATGCCCCATCGTTTGCCCCATCCAGTTCTGTTGATGGAAATAACACAGACTCAGAGTTTGAGAAGGGCCTGAAGCTGAAAGGGAAGAAAGGGCTAGATCAGCCTCTATCCACAACAACTACCCCCGTCAAGGACGAGTATGAGtttgatgaggatgatgaggaagaGCGCGTCCCTCCGGTGGATGACAAGCACTTGCTCAAGAAAGAGTTCCGCAAGGAGTCTCCCAGTGTCACTAAGGCTAGCGGCTTAATTTCAGTACCGAAGGGGGAGGTGGTCAAAACCTATTCCAAAAGCAACTCGCTCACACCAAAGAAGGCTGTTAGACGGATTCTCTCTGACAGCTCAGACGAGGATGATGGAACGTTGTGTTTCACACCTATGCCCACACCACGGCAACCAGCGCCACCTACTAATACCAAGGCCCGGGACTCTGCTACACTGAGCACTAAGCAGCAGAAAGAGAAGACTAAAGttaagaagaagaggaagaaagagacaaAAAATGTCAGTAAGGAGGTCAGATTTGGTAAAGTCAATGACAAATTCTGCACTTCTGACTCTGATTGTGGGGACATAGGGAGTGAGGATGATGAAGGCTCTATGAAGAGCTCGAACTGTATAAAGGACTCCACAATGAGCCTAAAAGAATCGTCTGCGTTCAGTACTCACTCtgcgtcctcttcttcctcttctcatGGAAGCATGAGCTCTCAGAAACTGACACCCTCGCTGACAGAGCATAACCCAAAGCAGTGGAGGACAGATGGCTGGAAGACTGTGTCATCTCCTGTATGGTCAGATGtaagctctctctctgactcgGTTAGAACAAGGCTTTCCAGTGAGTCGGACTACTCCTCTGCAGACTCAAGTGTCGAGTCAGTGAAACAGGTGAGAAAGAAAGCACAGGAGAACAGAAAGAAAAACAATGTGCACACCAATGCACTAGACAAAAAGAACTCTGACTTTCACAAGAATTCCAACACAGACAGTACTGTCTCCAAAACGGATAAAGATGGCAAAGTGTTGAAAAAGCATAAAGTAAAACACAAGCACAAAAACAAAGAGAAAGAAAAGGCTCCCAGTTTAGTGCTCAATCAAGACATGAACGAGAAATTTGTTAAAAGCTTCTCATTTGATTTTGATGATTCAAGGCAGAAGTCACTCCTTGTTGAGACTGAGTCCCCAGCTGAAAGCAAGGTCAAGCTGTCTAAACATGAAAAAGAGCATTTGAAAAAGGAGGACAGGTTGTCGAAGGGCAAATCTGAGGACAGAGACTGGTCTTCTGGAAAAGAGGTGCAAAGAACTGCTAAGGAGGAGAAATCCAAGAAAACAAAAGAGTCCACCAAGGAGAAGTCTAGCAAGGAGGAGAGGGAAAAGCCCTTGAAAACTGAAAAAGAAAGGAGCCTCAAGGAAAAAGAGAAGCCCAAGGAGGAGAAACAACAAAAGACTcataaagaggagaagaagaaaaagtcAAAGGACAAGTCATCTAAACCAGACAGGAAGAGCAGTGAGCAAAAAGAAGAAAAACATATTAAGGTGGATAAGGAgaaaaatgccagggaggagaaGGAAAAATCGAAGAAAGAAAAGGTTCTGAAGGAAGAGCCTGATTATGAAGTCTATGATGTCAGTAACCGTTTCTTAAACCTAGAAGACACCAAGCTCAGTGCCTCAGACGACCACCATGAACGATGGGCGTCAGACCTTTCCTCTGACTGCGACCTATATGGAGATGACAGCTGGGACGCTCCTCCTGTGAAGGACTACAAAGAATATAAAGCAAGCAACACTGTAAAGCTGATCGTTGAGACTGACAAAATAGAGAGCAGAGACCGGAggaaggacaacaaaatcaaagaCAAGAAATTAGATCATAATGACAAACGGTCAGAGAAAGAGCCTACCTCcaagaagaaagagaaagactCTTCAGAAAAAATCTGTGACAAGAAAAAGGATTTGACCGAAAAACAGaaactcaactccagccactcgGTAGAAAAGGAGAAGAAGCGAAAGGAATCTGCAGATACTGtcaaagagaagaaagagaaggactCCACGGACAGCAGTAGAGACCGAAAAGATTCCTATGAGTTCACTAAAGAAAGAAAGGACTTGAAAATCAAACAGGAGTCCATAAGAGACGATTATGGGAACGATGCCTCCATCAAAGAAATTGAAACTGTCAGCAAACCATGTGAAATTAGAGAGAGGAACCACTCtggaaaagagaaggagagaaagggagatgtggtggaaaagagagaaaagacaaAAGCTGACAAACACAAGGAAAAGCCTAAAGACCGATCCATAGAACAGGATAAGGAGAAGCCTGAGAAGACCTCAACTGAGAAGCTTTTGAAAGAAAAAGACACAGATAGAGGCTCTAAAGACAAGAAGGAGGGTGCTaaagacaaacacaaagacacacacagcaaagacaagGACAGGAAGATGCCTTCAGAACAAACTAAGGACAAGAAAGAAAAGGCTTCACAGGACAAGCATGCTGACCGGGATAAAGATGTCCTTGAGGTGAAGAAGGAGGATAGAAAACCTGAGAAAGTTAAACCTGAGAAAACATGGTACAAGATAGCAGACATTTTCACAGATGAAAGTGAGGATGAAGAAGACAATTACAATGGGGGTGTGGCCAAGTTAAGTGATTCCCTTGGATTGTCCGATTCTCACAGGAAAGACTCCACATCTGACAGGGATGAGCTTGATCACTTCCAAACGGAAAAACCCAGAAAATATTCTGCTGAGGCCAAACACACAACagaaaaacagaaagaaaaaGACCACAAGAAAAAAGACAAGACCACAGATatggggaaagagaggaagggttCCTTAGAGAAACACAACAAAGATAAGAAAGATAAGGATTCTGTTGATGCAAAACACAAGGAACGCAAAGATAGAATGTCTGTGGACTCAAACCAAGAGAAGAAAAACAAACAGAAGCTGTTGGACAAGAGGGACGCCAATGAGGATAAGACCAAGAGTAAATATAAAGACAAGCAAGATCATGTTAATGACAGAAAGCCCTCAAAGGGGAGTGGGGAAAATGAAAAGTCGCTCTTGGAGAAGCTGGAGGAAGAGGCCATGAATGACTACAAGGATGACTCCAATGACAAGAACAGTGAGTTATCCTCAGACAGCTTCACTGATCAGGGTCATGAGCCAGTGCTCAGCAGCTACTATGATTCCTCCAACATCAGCCTTCCAGACATTACTGATGAGAGACGAGACTCACTCTCCATATCTAATCCTCAAGACAagttcagagagaaagagaggcaccGGCATTCATCTTCATCATCGTCCAAAAAGAGTCATGACAAGGAGAAGGACAAAGTCAAGAAGGAAAAGGGGGATAAACAAGACAAGATAGAGGAAATAAGAGAATCCTATGGACGCAGAGAAAGTCTGCCCTTCGAGAAAGAGCCTATGCCATTAGAAGCGGACCCTTACACATTTCCATTTGGGTCTAAGGGTGATAAAGATGAATTTGATAAGACGTTGGAGTTTGAAAAGGAGATGTCTAAAAAAGCTGACAAAGACAAAGTGAGTACTGTCATCAGTGATAAGATCAAGGACAAAAAGAAAAAAGAGAAACATAAGGAGAAAGTCAAAGAGGAGAAGCACAAGTACACGGATTGCTTTGGATCACTTAAACACTCCAAGGAGGATATCAAATGTGGAATGAAAGAGAGTCCTCAAATTACCAATTTGAAGGAAAGATCAAAGGAAGACAGTCCCAAATTTGATGTGAAAAAAGAGAGAAACCGAGACTCTTTGGACAAAGACAGTAGGGCGGACCATGTTAAGTCCAAGGTTAAAGAAGAAAATGAAAAAGTAATTCAGTCTAAAGACACAGCTCGCAAAGACAACCGTCCACGTTCAAAGCTTCTGGTTGATGGGGATCTCAGACTAACCAGCTTTGGGCAAATGTTAGGCTTAAAAGACCAGGAGATTGAAGAACGCCATAAGAAGCATAAGGAGAGGATGAAGCAGATGGAGAAACTAAGACACAGATCAGGGGATCCCAAACTTAGGGATAAAATGAAGTCCACTGAGGAAATAAAGAAAAATCGCAATGAACTATCATCCAAAAAATCTAATAGTTTAGAATCTGCATTGAAAGAGAAGAAGCTCAAAGATATTGGTCTCCCAGCCCAAATTATGTCTCCGGAAAGAAAGCCACAACCCATTGACACTCAAAATTCAAAGGACTGGCTTGCAGGCCATCAGATGAAAGAAAATCTCCCTGCCTCACCTAGGCAAGATCAGAATAGACCAACGGGTGTTCCCACCCCCACATCTGTAATCTCTTGTCCCAGCTATGAGGAAATCATGCAGACGCCACGGACTCCATCCTGCAGTGCAGAGGACTACCCTGATATAATGTTTGATGGGTTAGATTGTCAGAACTCATCAGCCATGGCCATGTCTATGAATGCCTGCTCACCATCCTTCTTTGACAGGTACTCCAACTCATCACACACCTTCCAAGAAGGGACTTGTATAACTCCGGCTAAGAATCTCCAGTTGCCCCTTGTCAGTCGATCGGCTTCGTCTGATGTTAGAAGACCCCTGGAAGATGAGTTCAAAGCTGAAGCTGGCAAGTTTCTACAACACATTTTGCCAGACGCCTCTGAGTTTGACTTGGCAGCCTCCCAGCCTCCAGAAGACAAGGCAGCATCAGTGGAGAGACTTGAATGCCTGTCTCCTCCTTACTTCTCACCTATTAGAATGCTGTCTCCCGGGCTGGAACTTGCCGAACCTGCACTAGATGGGGCCACCACAGCAATGGCTGGCACAGAGACCTGTGAACACCTACCTGAGAGTGTCTACAACAACTTCCTGATGAAGCCCTCAACGCCAGTCCACAGACCTGACCCACAGGAGCCATGTCTGTACATTGCTGCTCCACCCACCCCTGCACCTGCTGCTCTTCCTCCCCTGGATATTGATGACCTTTCTGAGCCTCATCAAAGTGAGCACAGTCTTATTCCCTCTGACCCAGTCAGTGGCAGTGAGTATCTGCCCCCtgttgtggaggaggaggaggaggaagaagaggactacgaagaggagggggaggaagaagaagaagaagaggaggaggaaggggatctTGAAGAACCAACAGATGCTGATCATCATGCTGCTGAGGAGACGAGGGACGTCTGCTCATTCTCTCCTCCAAGGGTTGAAGAGCCTTTGAGGAAGGGCTGGGCTGAATCTCCTGAGAGAAGAGTTGCAGAGGTGCATCAGTTGACTCCCCCACATCCACCACCCAACCTGGTGGAGAACTCCAGTGATCATACCATCAGCTGGAACTCTGAGATGATTTTGAAATCTCCTCAAAGGACTTATGGGGAAATAGAGGCAGCTGTCTCCAAGATAACCAGCCCCTTCTCGCATTCAGACAGTGATTTGCAGCACATTACTGCCATACCTGGCCATCCATCAGTGATCCCTCCATATGCTGCTTACAGGTCTTATGTACCTGACCCTGACTTTGACGAGCAAAAAGAGGCTGTGGAGGACATTCCAATTTCTCCAGCAAGACCTGAAATGACACCCATGGAATTGGAACCAAACTACTTGACAACCACCTCATCCTCCACAAGGTTAGAGTCTTTCTTCACAGACTGCAAGCCAAACTTGGAGGATAATCACCAGATGGAATCAGAGCTTTCTTGTGCAGTACAAGTCGGCAGACAAAACTCCCATGGCTTTACTTCTGAGAGCCATATGCCTCTAGCAGTAAGCAACGAGCCAGTGGTGCCCTGGACAGACCCATTCTCAGCTACAGTGGATGAGCTGGATGATCTTGGCCCTTTCTCTCTACCtgacctcccttctctctccctcccgacCTCCATGCCAGACAAGGAGATGCCAGAGCTTGACATCAGAGATGCAGAGCCAGCCGACTACAAGCCACCATCTGCTCATATAAGGCCTCCTGCTATTGAAACAATAGAGGGCGAAGAGCTTATGGAGGTTGACCTGCCTATCCTGGCCAAACCCCTGTGTCCTCCCGAGGTCCTAACACTCAATGATTCTGTGCAGGATTTGGTTGTGCCCTCACCAAAACACAATTTCCAACCAGAATTTGAGTCTGAGCCTCAGAATGTCCCTGAAATGAACTTAGTGAAAACACAGGTCTTCGAAAACAGAGCCACATATGAAGAGACTGATGAGAGCGATGGAAACATGTTCTCAGCTGTTGATACAGACAATACTCAGCATCACAAGCAGATGTCACTGACCGAGTCTTTATCAGTTGTAATTACTCCATGTATGGACTCCTTGACAACTGTTCAACCAGAACAAAGTGGGCAGGTATCAGATCCCATTGTTGGGCCAACTTGCAGTCCAGTCCCCACAGTTCCTCTGCCAGTTGCTGTCACGATTTCTGGCACAGTCCATGTTTCGGAGGCTCTTGAGACAACATCTAAGCtcacggtcactctgacagcgttGTCAACTGACCTTCCCAAGAAGGTGGAGGAGATCCCACAGAGGATGACCAGAAACAGGGCCCAGATGCTGGCAAAACAGGagaataccaccaccaccaccacaaaaaagcagagtagtagagtagtagcagagagtacaaccaccaccactatacctGCTAGCGTGATACCTCCATCTGTCCCTACCCCTGTCACCATGAGCATGGCTGTAACCACAACCACCCCTATCCCCACCCCTACCTTTGTCCCCTTTGTTGTTCTGGAGAAAGAAAAGGAACTTGTCACCACCATCTCCACCACACCAACCATTACCCCGGCTCCCCCTCCGCCGCCTCCTGTAGTGGTCAGCAAAACTAAAGGGCGGCCTGTGGAGGAAGAGGAATCCCAGACGCAGCATCCACGCAAGAGGAAATTCCCGAAACCGCAGGTTCAGCTGGTCAACACAGCCATGCAGCAGACCAGGGA